A section of the Rhizobium sp. Pop5 genome encodes:
- a CDS encoding DUF1194 domain-containing protein, translating to MLTTLAVLMGLSGVAPIAEIGRSEVDVALVLAVDTSRSMDFEEIGIQRQGYVEALKHKEFIDAVKGGLTGRIAISYFEWAGYVVQDSVIDWQVIETEADAIAFADKLEARPIATQRRTSISTAIAQGASMIIASPFQARREVIDVSGDGPNNSGNPVMLARDRAVEAGMVINGLAIMLRPSDAPEGLDKYYADCVIGGPGAFVLPVHKIEDFAVAVRRKLVLEISGLWPPVTVREIAGDAPAADCLFGEKQWRDFFER from the coding sequence ATGCTGACGACACTTGCGGTGCTGATGGGTCTTTCCGGCGTCGCCCCGATCGCGGAGATCGGGAGAAGCGAGGTCGATGTGGCGCTGGTGCTTGCCGTCGACACCTCGCGGTCGATGGATTTCGAGGAGATCGGCATCCAGCGCCAGGGTTATGTCGAGGCGCTCAAGCACAAGGAATTCATCGATGCGGTCAAGGGTGGACTCACCGGCCGCATCGCCATCAGCTATTTCGAATGGGCGGGCTATGTCGTCCAGGATTCGGTGATCGACTGGCAGGTGATCGAGACGGAAGCCGATGCGATCGCCTTTGCCGACAAACTCGAAGCCCGGCCGATCGCCACGCAGCGGCGCACCTCGATCTCCACCGCCATCGCCCAGGGCGCCAGCATGATCATCGCCAGTCCCTTTCAGGCCAGGCGGGAGGTGATCGACGTTTCCGGCGACGGCCCGAACAACTCGGGCAATCCGGTGATGCTGGCCCGTGACAGGGCGGTGGAAGCGGGCATGGTCATTAACGGCCTCGCCATCATGCTGCGGCCTTCCGATGCGCCCGAGGGTCTCGACAAATATTACGCCGATTGCGTCATCGGCGGCCCCGGCGCCTTTGTGCTGCCGGTCCACAAGATCGAGGATTTCGCCGTCGCCGTACGCCGCAAGCTGGTGCTCGAAATCAGCGGCCTTTGGCCGCCGGTGACGGTGCGTGAGATTGCGGGGGATGCGCCCGCGGCCGACTGTCTGTTTGGCGAGAAACAGTGGCGGGACTTTTTCGAGCGGTGA
- a CDS encoding VOC family protein — MSNAMRSETPTLSTRTRPVDTKLEVVVIPVSDVDRAKRFYDGLGWRLDADFANDADFRVIQFTPPGSGCAIIFGKNITAAAPGSAQGLYLVVSDIEAARRDLIARGVEVSDVFHDAAGVYAGKDEPYLFGRLRIAGRDPDHRSYRSFASFKDPDGNGWLFQEVTTRLPGRIDADETAFSTSSDLAAALRRAATAHGEHEKRNGGKHDENWPDWYAEYMVSERAGRELPL; from the coding sequence ATGAGCAATGCAATGCGCAGTGAAACCCCCACCCTATCCACGAGAACACGACCGGTCGACACCAAGCTCGAAGTGGTCGTCATCCCCGTTTCGGACGTCGACCGCGCGAAACGCTTTTACGACGGCCTCGGCTGGCGGCTTGACGCCGACTTCGCCAATGATGCCGATTTCCGGGTGATCCAGTTCACCCCGCCCGGCTCCGGCTGCGCGATCATCTTCGGCAAAAATATCACCGCCGCCGCCCCCGGCTCCGCCCAGGGCCTTTACCTCGTCGTCTCGGACATCGAGGCCGCCCGCCGCGATCTCATCGCCCGCGGCGTCGAGGTGAGCGACGTCTTCCACGACGCAGCAGGCGTCTATGCCGGCAAGGATGAACCCTATCTGTTCGGACGCCTCAGAATCGCCGGCCGCGATCCCGACCACCGCAGCTACCGCTCCTTCGCCTCGTTCAAGGATCCCGATGGCAACGGCTGGCTGTTCCAGGAGGTCACCACGCGGCTGCCGGGCCGCATCGACGCCGACGAGACGGCCTTCTCGACATCAAGCGACCTCGCCGCCGCGCTGCGCCGCGCCGCCACCGCCCACGGCGAACACGAGAAACGAAACGGCGGCAAACACGACGAGAACTGGCCGGACTGGTACGCCGAATACATGGTCAGCGAACGGGCGGGCCGGGAGTTGCCGTTGTAG
- a CDS encoding 6,7-dimethyl-8-ribityllumazine synthase encodes MTPTRYAFIKAGWHADIVDRALEGFQQLIPAEQIDVFDVPGAFEMPLLSRDLAASGRYGAVIAAAFVVDGGIYRHDFVAQAVVDGLMRAGMDTGVPVLSVSLTPHHYQETEHHQQIYRAHFVEKGREAARAALMIGKTRAALAA; translated from the coding sequence ATGACACCCACCCGTTATGCCTTCATCAAAGCCGGCTGGCACGCCGATATCGTCGATCGTGCGCTTGAAGGCTTTCAACAGCTCATTCCCGCCGAGCAGATCGACGTGTTCGATGTTCCAGGCGCTTTCGAAATGCCGCTCTTGTCGCGCGATCTTGCCGCGAGCGGGCGTTATGGCGCCGTCATCGCCGCCGCCTTCGTCGTCGACGGCGGAATCTATCGCCATGACTTCGTGGCCCAGGCCGTCGTCGACGGGCTGATGCGCGCCGGAATGGATACCGGCGTGCCGGTGCTGTCGGTCTCGCTGACGCCGCATCACTATCAGGAAACCGAGCACCATCAACAGATCTACCGCGCTCACTTCGTCGAAAAGGGCCGCGAGGCCGCGCGCGCCGCTCTGATGATCGGCAAGACGCGCGCCGCTCTTGCGGCGTAG
- a CDS encoding SRPBCC domain-containing protein: protein MPDPFIVRREAHIAAPPAAVFALMTDPEKILRWMGTEAQIEPEPGGLYLVNVTGARFARGSFREVVPVHRLAYSFGWDGSEVVPPGSSLVEIDLIEQPDGTLLRLTHSGLPSAEQCAGHTEGWVHYLGRLTEVAAGRDPGPDVFSGRK from the coding sequence ATGCCAGACCCATTCATCGTGCGCCGCGAGGCGCATATAGCAGCACCCCCGGCTGCGGTGTTTGCACTGATGACCGATCCGGAGAAGATCCTGCGCTGGATGGGAACGGAGGCGCAGATCGAGCCTGAGCCGGGCGGGCTCTATCTCGTCAACGTGACAGGCGCCCGCTTCGCGCGCGGTTCGTTTCGCGAGGTGGTGCCGGTTCATCGCCTGGCCTACAGCTTCGGCTGGGACGGCAGCGAGGTGGTGCCGCCGGGCTCGAGCCTGGTCGAGATCGACCTGATCGAGCAGCCCGACGGGACGCTCCTGCGGCTCACCCATAGCGGCCTGCCGAGTGCGGAGCAATGCGCCGGCCATACGGAAGGCTGGGTGCATTATCTCGGGCGGCTGACCGAGGTCGCCGCCGGGCGCGATCCGGGTCCGGATGTCTTTAGCGGCAGGAAATGA